One Gelria sp. Kuro-4 DNA segment encodes these proteins:
- a CDS encoding ACT domain-containing protein: MEEKDGRAIVTVIGEDRVGIIAGVAGVLAENNVNILDISQTVLQEFFAMIMVVDLKASRVGFSELQARLAAAGEKLGVKVELQHADVFRYMHRI, translated from the coding sequence GTGGAGGAAAAGGACGGACGCGCCATTGTCACCGTCATCGGCGAGGACCGGGTGGGCATTATCGCCGGGGTGGCAGGCGTGCTGGCAGAGAACAACGTTAACATCCTTGACATCAGCCAGACGGTGCTGCAGGAGTTTTTCGCCATGATCATGGTGGTGGACCTGAAGGCCAGCCGCGTCGGTTTCAGCGAGCTCCAGGCCCGTCTCGCTGCGGCAGGCGAGAAGCTGGGGGTAAAAGTAGAGCTCCAGCACGCCGACGTTTTCCGCTACATGCACCGCATTTAG
- a CDS encoding sigma 54-interacting transcriptional regulator, with protein MRIKVAVMGYKTLADLFKNMTLPPDLVGKISMQVYDVLFEKALEIATRLEQEEAVDVFVSGSANASFIKPHLQTPVVSINVSAFDLMSAIKTASSYGGTVAVVSFREPIEGLSEVLDVLKPEVIPVIYDTYQDLWDKIRSLKEKNCRAVVGASLVCETARYHGLESVLVYSNESLRFAIRHAFEVAQSRRRESERTERLRTIINFAYGGIMVTDAEGRIILFNPAAERIMGISAKKVVGKKATEVIENSRIDEVLKSGQAELNQVQDVGDVKIVTNRVPITNGQEIVGVVATFQDVGSIQTATEAIRRSQYKKGFEAKATFKDIVHKSSKLHSVIHRAVRFAYSDLSVLITGESGVGKELFAQSIHNESPRRFGPFVAVNCAALSENLLESELFGYEEGSFTGARRGGKEGLFELAHRGTIFLDEIGDISPGLQARLLRVLQEKEILRVGGTRVIPVDVRVISSTNKNLWQMVREGRFRDDLYYRLSVLTLNIPPLRKRIEDIPALVGSFLSKRPEANPRLLEETRLRAICKVLCKYDWPGNVRELENIIDRLLVVLDGQAPSPVELETCVGDLLVTSWAERSADNCYSLQPAVSIGTAEKHKDTGSTLLSFFPSFSRTGPVADKLLARELEKFKLEKLVEAVNKAGGNKAQAARLLGISRTTLWRHLKDLERISPSR; from the coding sequence ATGCGTATCAAGGTAGCTGTCATGGGATACAAGACACTGGCGGATCTGTTCAAGAACATGACTCTGCCTCCCGACCTGGTAGGCAAAATATCCATGCAAGTTTACGATGTTCTTTTCGAAAAGGCCCTGGAAATAGCAACCAGGCTCGAGCAAGAGGAGGCCGTCGACGTCTTCGTAAGCGGCAGTGCCAATGCCAGCTTTATCAAACCGCACCTGCAGACCCCCGTGGTCAGCATCAACGTCAGTGCATTCGATCTCATGTCGGCCATCAAGACGGCTTCTTCATACGGGGGTACGGTAGCGGTGGTAAGCTTTCGCGAACCTATAGAAGGTCTTTCCGAGGTTCTTGATGTGTTGAAGCCCGAGGTTATACCCGTGATATACGATACCTACCAAGATTTGTGGGACAAGATAAGATCTCTCAAAGAAAAGAACTGTAGAGCAGTGGTAGGAGCCAGTCTGGTCTGTGAAACAGCCCGCTATCACGGACTCGAGAGCGTCCTTGTGTACTCGAATGAAAGCCTGCGCTTTGCCATCAGGCACGCATTTGAAGTCGCTCAGTCCAGAAGAAGGGAAAGTGAAAGGACCGAAAGGCTGCGGACCATAATCAACTTTGCCTACGGCGGGATTATGGTCACGGACGCCGAAGGCAGAATTATCCTGTTCAATCCGGCCGCCGAACGTATCATGGGTATCTCGGCCAAAAAGGTAGTGGGCAAGAAAGCCACTGAGGTAATAGAGAATTCCAGGATTGACGAAGTTCTCAAGTCAGGTCAAGCTGAGCTGAATCAAGTGCAGGATGTTGGCGACGTGAAAATAGTGACTAACAGAGTGCCCATCACCAACGGCCAGGAGATTGTGGGTGTCGTAGCTACCTTCCAGGACGTAGGGTCCATCCAGACGGCTACCGAAGCAATCCGGCGGTCCCAGTACAAGAAGGGATTCGAAGCAAAAGCCACCTTTAAGGACATAGTTCACAAAAGTTCAAAGCTACATTCTGTCATACATCGGGCCGTCCGGTTTGCCTACTCGGATCTGTCCGTACTCATAACAGGTGAGAGTGGTGTGGGGAAGGAGTTGTTTGCCCAGAGCATCCACAACGAAAGCCCCCGCAGGTTCGGCCCCTTTGTTGCTGTGAATTGCGCCGCCTTGTCTGAGAACCTCCTCGAGAGCGAGCTGTTTGGGTATGAAGAAGGGTCTTTTACCGGTGCTAGGAGAGGCGGCAAAGAGGGGCTCTTTGAGCTTGCCCACCGTGGCACCATTTTCCTGGATGAAATCGGAGATATCTCTCCGGGGCTGCAGGCCCGGCTTCTCAGGGTCCTTCAAGAAAAAGAGATACTCCGGGTGGGTGGAACTCGTGTCATCCCTGTGGACGTCAGGGTGATTTCCTCGACCAACAAGAACCTATGGCAGATGGTACGGGAGGGCCGCTTCCGGGACGACCTCTATTACAGACTCAGCGTGCTCACGCTGAATATTCCTCCGTTGAGAAAGAGGATTGAGGACATTCCTGCTCTTGTAGGATCGTTTTTGTCAAAGCGTCCGGAGGCAAACCCGCGGCTTCTCGAGGAAACGCGGCTTCGCGCTATTTGTAAGGTTCTGTGCAAGTATGACTGGCCTGGAAATGTGAGGGAACTGGAAAATATTATCGATCGGCTCTTAGTTGTCCTTGACGGACAAGCCCCTTCCCCTGTAGAACTTGAAACCTGCGTGGGGGATCTCCTTGTTACGTCGTGGGCGGAACGGAGTGCCGACAACTGCTACTCCTTGCAGCCTGCTGTTAGTATCGGTACGGCAGAGAAACACAAAGACACAGGCTCTACCCTTTTAAGTTTTTTCCCGAGTTTTTCCCGAACCGGTCCTGTTGCAGACAAACTTCTGGCCCGGGAACTGGAGAAATTCAAACTCGAAAAACTAGTGGAAGCTGTGAACAAGGCGGGGGGCAACAAAGCTCAAGCCGCCCGCCTGCTCGGCATAAGCCGCACCACGCTGTGGAGACATCTGAAAGATTTAGAGCGCATCAGTCCTAGCCGGTGA
- a CDS encoding oxaloacetate decarboxylase, which produces MKKTTQLRKFLSSGKIVVAPGAFNALSARIIEQAGFPAVYMTGYGASADLLGAPDYGLLTLTEMANHAARMAQAVNVPLIADGDTGYGNAINVRRTIQEYERAGVAAIHLEDQVMPKRCGHMEGKQVIDAKDWAKKIEAAVDARTDGDFVIIARTDARAVYGLDEALSRAKMAVAAGADVIFVEAPQSVDELKKVADTIDVPVMANMIEHGKTPLLSVDELQELGYSLVIYPLATLYMATQAMCEAVKELKDTGTTAGLVDRMLAFHEFNDLVGLKDFQALERQYQVK; this is translated from the coding sequence ATGAAAAAGACGACGCAGCTCAGAAAATTTCTTTCTAGCGGGAAAATCGTTGTGGCACCCGGAGCTTTCAACGCGCTTTCGGCAAGGATAATCGAACAGGCTGGTTTCCCGGCGGTTTACATGACCGGGTACGGCGCCTCTGCAGACCTCTTAGGCGCTCCCGACTACGGGCTCTTGACTTTGACCGAGATGGCCAATCACGCAGCGAGGATGGCCCAGGCGGTGAACGTTCCCCTCATAGCCGACGGCGATACGGGTTACGGTAATGCAATTAACGTCAGGCGCACTATTCAGGAATACGAAAGGGCTGGTGTCGCGGCCATCCACCTCGAAGACCAGGTAATGCCTAAGCGCTGCGGGCACATGGAAGGAAAGCAGGTGATTGACGCCAAGGACTGGGCCAAGAAGATCGAGGCCGCAGTCGACGCCAGGACCGATGGTGACTTCGTGATTATCGCCAGGACCGACGCTAGAGCGGTGTACGGTCTGGACGAGGCTCTTTCGAGAGCAAAGATGGCGGTCGCAGCCGGAGCTGACGTAATATTTGTGGAGGCCCCCCAAAGCGTCGATGAACTAAAGAAAGTCGCCGACACCATTGACGTCCCGGTTATGGCCAACATGATCGAACACGGGAAGACACCTCTGTTGTCGGTGGATGAGCTTCAGGAACTCGGCTACAGCCTGGTTATTTACCCTCTGGCGACTCTTTACATGGCAACACAGGCGATGTGCGAGGCCGTGAAGGAACTCAAAGACACAGGTACTACGGCCGGCCTTGTTGACAGAATGCTTGCTTTTCACGAGTTCAATGACCTGGTCGGGCTTAAGGATTTCCAGGCCCTCGAGCGGCAATACCAGGTCAAATAA
- a CDS encoding PFL family protein — protein sequence MPTLFSPSEILETIRMVQAENLDIRTVTLGISLRDCATGDLKETCRRIYDKVTRAAARLVPVAEEVEARFGIPIVNKRIAVTPIALVGEPSGATDYAPLAAALDKAAAEVGVNFIGGFSALVHKGFTTGDRALFGSLPRALASTERVCASVNVATTKAGLNMDAVRELGQIIKETAQLTADRGGLGCAKLVVFCNAPEDNPFMAGAFHGVGEAEFALNVGVSGPGVVLAAVRQHPEADLGTIAAVIKNTAFKVTRMGELVGREVSQRLGVPFGIVDLSLAPTTAQGDSVAEILEALGLERCGACGTTAALALLNDAVKKGGAMASSYVGGLSGAFIPVSEDSGMIRAVKEGALTLAKLEAMTAVCSVGLDMFAVPGDTPAEVIAALIADEAAIGMINKKTTAVRVIPAPGKKPGDTVEFGGLLGRAPVMPVNTFSPAAFVTRGGRIPAPLMALGN from the coding sequence ATGCCAACGCTTTTTTCTCCCAGCGAGATCCTGGAAACCATTCGCATGGTGCAGGCCGAAAACCTGGATATCCGCACGGTTACCCTGGGCATCAGCCTGCGCGACTGCGCGACGGGCGACCTTAAGGAAACCTGCCGGCGCATCTACGATAAAGTCACCCGCGCCGCCGCGCGCCTGGTGCCGGTGGCCGAAGAGGTGGAGGCGCGCTTTGGCATCCCCATCGTCAACAAGCGCATCGCCGTGACCCCCATCGCCCTGGTGGGTGAGCCTTCCGGGGCGACCGACTATGCGCCCTTGGCCGCGGCGCTGGATAAAGCGGCGGCGGAGGTCGGGGTAAACTTCATCGGTGGCTTCTCGGCCCTGGTACACAAGGGCTTCACCACCGGCGACCGGGCGCTTTTTGGTTCCCTGCCGCGCGCCTTGGCCAGCACCGAACGGGTCTGCGCCTCGGTGAACGTCGCCACCACCAAAGCCGGCCTTAACATGGACGCGGTGCGCGAGCTGGGGCAGATCATCAAGGAAACAGCCCAGCTCACCGCCGACCGCGGCGGCCTAGGCTGCGCCAAGCTGGTGGTGTTCTGCAACGCCCCGGAGGACAACCCCTTTATGGCCGGCGCCTTTCACGGCGTGGGCGAAGCCGAGTTCGCCCTCAACGTTGGCGTAAGCGGCCCCGGTGTGGTCTTGGCGGCGGTGCGCCAGCACCCCGAGGCCGATCTGGGGACCATCGCCGCCGTCATCAAGAACACGGCCTTCAAGGTGACGCGCATGGGCGAGCTGGTCGGCCGCGAGGTCTCCCAGCGCCTGGGGGTGCCTTTCGGTATCGTCGATCTCTCCCTCGCCCCCACCACCGCCCAGGGCGACAGCGTGGCCGAGATCCTGGAAGCCCTGGGGCTGGAACGCTGCGGCGCCTGCGGCACCACCGCCGCTCTGGCCCTCTTAAACGACGCCGTCAAAAAGGGCGGGGCCATGGCCTCATCCTACGTAGGCGGCTTAAGCGGCGCCTTTATCCCGGTTAGTGAGGACAGCGGCATGATCCGGGCGGTAAAGGAGGGTGCCCTTACCCTGGCCAAGCTCGAGGCCATGACCGCCGTCTGCTCGGTGGGGCTCGATATGTTTGCCGTGCCGGGCGATACCCCCGCCGAGGTCATCGCCGCTCTTATTGCCGACGAAGCGGCCATCGGGATGATCAACAAAAAGACCACGGCGGTGCGGGTGATCCCGGCGCCAGGCAAGAAGCCGGGCGACACGGTGGAGTTCGGCGGCCTCCTGGGCCGTGCCCCCGTCATGCCCGTGAACACCTTCAGCCCGGCCGCCTTCGTCACCCGCGGCGGCCGCATCCCGGCACCGCTTATGGCGCTGGGGAACTAG
- the lgt gene encoding prolipoprotein diacylglyceryl transferase, translating into MFFVTPNPIAFSLGPLTVRWYGILMAVALLVGTWLALKEARRQGLDEDALLNLIILAAPIGWIGARIYYVIFEWSYYRAHLAEIPQLWKGGLAIHGGLIAAVLVGLWYTRRHRLDFWQIADIAAPSLILGQAIGRWGNFFNQEAYGYPTRLPWAMYIAGEWRHPTFLYESLWDLGVFALLLWGRHRQGVRRGDVFLAYLVLYSLGRFWVEGLRTDSLMLGPLRAAQVMSLLLAAGAGYLLWRRHRAAREQSGQ; encoded by the coding sequence GTGTTTTTCGTGACTCCCAATCCCATCGCCTTCAGCCTGGGTCCCCTCACCGTGCGCTGGTACGGCATCCTCATGGCCGTGGCCCTCCTGGTAGGGACGTGGCTCGCCCTTAAAGAGGCCCGCCGCCAGGGCCTGGATGAAGATGCCCTGCTTAATCTCATCATCTTGGCGGCACCAATCGGCTGGATCGGCGCCCGCATCTACTACGTCATCTTCGAGTGGAGCTACTACCGGGCGCACTTGGCTGAGATCCCGCAGCTGTGGAAGGGAGGCCTGGCCATCCACGGTGGGCTGATCGCCGCTGTGCTGGTGGGGCTCTGGTACACCCGCCGGCACCGCCTGGATTTCTGGCAAATTGCCGACATTGCAGCCCCGAGCCTGATCCTGGGCCAGGCCATCGGCCGCTGGGGCAACTTCTTCAACCAGGAGGCGTACGGTTATCCTACCCGCCTCCCCTGGGCCATGTACATCGCCGGCGAGTGGCGTCACCCCACCTTCCTCTACGAGTCGCTGTGGGACCTGGGGGTCTTTGCCCTGCTGCTCTGGGGAAGGCACCGGCAAGGCGTAAGGCGCGGCGACGTGTTTTTGGCCTACCTCGTCCTTTACTCCCTGGGGCGCTTTTGGGTTGAGGGCCTGCGCACCGACAGCCTCATGCTGGGGCCGCTGCGTGCCGCCCAGGTGATGAGCCTGCTCCTCGCCGCCGGCGCCGGCTACCTCCTCTGGCGGCGCCACCGTGCAGCCCGGGAACAGTCAGGGCAGTAA
- a CDS encoding ribonuclease H-like YkuK family protein, with protein sequence MRKEFMSPTRGPMSLRQVFADILEYVSAEPDMNYRLIIGSDSQPREDHVCFVSAIIVHREGKGARYYYSKRYQNKFFSLRQRIFYEASLSLDVASRLTALLADSGHGDLNIEIHLDVGKVGETRELIREIVGMVTGSGFEARIKPDSYGASKVADKYTK encoded by the coding sequence GTGCGCAAAGAGTTCATGAGCCCCACCAGGGGGCCCATGTCCTTGCGACAGGTTTTCGCCGACATCTTAGAATATGTTTCCGCCGAGCCGGATATGAACTACCGCCTCATCATCGGCAGCGACTCGCAGCCGCGGGAGGATCATGTCTGCTTTGTGAGCGCCATCATCGTCCACCGCGAGGGTAAAGGGGCGCGCTACTACTACAGCAAGCGCTACCAGAACAAGTTTTTCTCCCTGCGCCAGCGCATCTTCTATGAGGCTTCCCTCAGCCTGGACGTGGCCAGCCGGCTCACCGCGCTCCTTGCCGACAGCGGCCACGGAGACCTCAACATCGAGATCCACCTGGACGTAGGCAAGGTGGGGGAGACGCGGGAGCTGATCCGCGAGATCGTGGGTATGGTGACCGGGAGCGGCTTCGAGGCCCGCATCAAGCCCGACTCATACGGCGCCTCCAAGGTGGCGGACAAATACACCAAATAG
- a CDS encoding NUDIX hydrolase: protein MQRRYPVQPLVGVGALIVREGNVLLVRRGKEPARGLWSFPGGTVEVGETLPAAVKRELAEECGLTIAVGSPVAVLDSLTTDTSGRIVYHYVLVDFWAKVLSGELRPASDARAARWVPLTEVGALALTDGLLPLLEHLGLLGGAVPRPAEVFYWTQRAELKEF from the coding sequence ATGCAACGCCGCTATCCCGTGCAGCCCCTGGTCGGAGTGGGTGCCCTCATCGTCCGGGAAGGAAACGTTCTTTTGGTGCGCCGGGGTAAAGAACCCGCCCGGGGCCTCTGGAGTTTCCCGGGCGGGACGGTGGAGGTGGGCGAAACGCTGCCGGCCGCCGTAAAGCGCGAGCTTGCCGAGGAGTGCGGCCTTACCATCGCGGTGGGGTCCCCGGTGGCCGTCCTGGACTCGCTCACCACCGACACCAGCGGCCGCATCGTTTACCACTATGTACTGGTGGACTTTTGGGCGAAGGTCCTGAGCGGGGAACTCCGCCCTGCATCCGACGCCCGCGCCGCCCGCTGGGTACCCTTGACCGAGGTGGGTGCTCTCGCGCTCACCGATGGCCTGCTGCCTCTTCTGGAGCACCTGGGCCTTCTGGGCGGCGCCGTCCCCCGGCCGGCTGAAGTTTTTTACTGGACCCAACGGGCGGAACTCAAGGAGTTTTAA
- the leuC gene encoding 3-isopropylmalate dehydratase large subunit, translating into MGMTITEKILAAHAGRDKVCPGEIVEVRPDLLMTNDISGPIAVDVFKSMGAARVFNREKVVIVLDHFTPNKDVKAAKSSSKMREFAQSQGLVHFYDAGFGIEHVVLPELGLIKPGDLVIGADSHTVTYGALGAFATGVGSTDLAGAMALGQIWLKVPETIRFEFKGRPNRWIGGKDLILLAIGKIGVSGALYCAMEFGGEAIASLGMDGRFTMCNMAIEAGAKAGIVEPDEKTLEWLKEIRARRGMVEKPVSEADGPLNEAIARLRSDGDCNYKSIITFDVAALEPQVAAPHLPSNVRPVSEIKDVKIHQVVIGSCTNGRISDLRAAAEILKGKKVSKWVRTLVIPGSQAVYKQALEEGLIDVFVDSGAIVSVPTCGPCFGGHMGALDEGERCVSTTNRNFVGRMGHEKSQVYLSGPYVAAASAIAGRIAHPEEV; encoded by the coding sequence ATGGGTATGACGATAACCGAGAAAATTCTTGCGGCCCATGCAGGAAGAGATAAGGTATGTCCCGGAGAGATAGTTGAAGTCCGTCCCGATCTCCTTATGACAAACGACATTTCGGGGCCCATAGCCGTCGATGTTTTCAAGAGCATGGGAGCGGCCAGGGTGTTCAACCGGGAGAAGGTAGTTATAGTCCTTGACCACTTCACGCCGAACAAAGATGTGAAAGCGGCGAAATCCAGCAGCAAAATGCGGGAATTCGCCCAGAGCCAAGGTCTCGTTCACTTCTACGATGCAGGCTTTGGCATCGAGCACGTAGTGCTACCTGAATTAGGCCTGATTAAGCCCGGTGACTTGGTGATAGGCGCCGATTCTCACACGGTGACTTACGGCGCCCTGGGTGCATTTGCCACGGGTGTGGGAAGCACGGACCTTGCAGGGGCCATGGCGCTCGGACAGATTTGGCTCAAAGTGCCGGAGACCATAAGATTCGAATTTAAAGGCAGGCCAAACAGGTGGATAGGCGGAAAAGACCTGATCCTGCTCGCTATCGGGAAGATAGGGGTTAGCGGAGCCCTTTACTGCGCCATGGAGTTCGGCGGTGAAGCCATCGCCTCTCTGGGGATGGATGGACGCTTCACCATGTGTAACATGGCCATTGAAGCCGGAGCCAAGGCGGGGATAGTCGAACCCGATGAAAAGACTCTGGAATGGTTGAAAGAGATCAGAGCGCGCCGAGGGATGGTAGAGAAACCCGTCAGTGAAGCTGATGGTCCGTTGAACGAGGCCATTGCCCGGCTCCGTAGCGACGGGGACTGCAATTACAAGTCGATCATAACCTTTGACGTTGCGGCACTTGAACCCCAGGTTGCCGCACCCCACCTTCCATCAAATGTACGGCCGGTATCTGAAATCAAGGATGTGAAGATCCATCAGGTCGTTATAGGGTCTTGTACAAACGGTAGGATTTCTGACCTCAGGGCTGCTGCAGAGATTCTAAAGGGGAAAAAAGTCAGTAAGTGGGTGAGGACCCTTGTCATACCCGGGAGTCAAGCGGTCTACAAACAAGCTCTCGAGGAAGGACTCATCGACGTGTTTGTAGACTCCGGAGCCATCGTTTCTGTTCCTACCTGCGGGCCGTGTTTTGGCGGCCATATGGGGGCTTTGGACGAAGGTGAGCGCTGCGTGTCCACCACCAACAGAAACTTCGTGGGGCGGATGGGCCACGAAAAGAGCCAGGTCTACCTGTCAGGTCCCTACGTTGCAGCGGCCTCAGCCATAGCGGGTCGGATCGCCCATCCCGAGGAGGTGTAA
- the rsmA gene encoding 16S rRNA (adenine(1518)-N(6)/adenine(1519)-N(6))-dimethyltransferase RsmA: MLKRGWEQGVRAIVSSTRALLKRHRFRAKRHLGQNFLLDAGILARLAESAELSAADTVLEIGPGTGNLTLELARRAGTVIAVERDRELAPLLAETLAACENVHLVWGDFLAADLDALWALAPPAAGGARKVAANLPYYITSPILVKLLTSRTPPALAVLLVQEEVADRLLAAPGTRAYGSLSVLVQFYSAPELVLRVPPGAFFPPPEVSSAAVRLRLRPAPPVEAGDPAFFFRVVRAAFGQRRKTVLNALAAGLAPAIGKEGLSAALATAGIDPARRGETLSLGEFAALTRALLARG; this comes from the coding sequence ATACTAAAAAGAGGTTGGGAGCAGGGGGTAAGAGCCATCGTTTCTAGCACACGCGCCCTTCTTAAGCGGCACCGCTTCCGGGCCAAGCGGCACCTGGGGCAGAATTTCCTCCTCGACGCCGGGATTCTCGCCCGGCTGGCCGAGTCCGCGGAACTTAGCGCCGCGGACACCGTGCTCGAGATCGGCCCGGGTACCGGCAACCTTACGCTGGAGCTTGCCCGGCGGGCCGGCACGGTGATAGCGGTGGAGCGGGACCGCGAGCTGGCGCCCCTGCTGGCCGAAACCCTGGCGGCCTGCGAGAACGTCCACCTGGTGTGGGGCGACTTTCTCGCCGCGGACCTGGATGCCCTCTGGGCGCTGGCTCCCCCGGCCGCCGGCGGGGCGCGTAAGGTGGCCGCCAATTTGCCTTACTATATAACCAGCCCTATTCTGGTGAAGCTTCTGACCAGCCGGACGCCACCGGCCCTGGCGGTGCTCCTGGTCCAGGAAGAGGTGGCGGACCGCTTGCTGGCCGCTCCTGGGACCCGGGCGTATGGCAGCCTGAGCGTGTTGGTGCAGTTCTACAGCGCGCCGGAACTGGTGCTTAGAGTGCCGCCGGGCGCTTTCTTTCCTCCGCCGGAGGTTTCCTCGGCGGCGGTTCGGCTGCGCCTGCGCCCGGCGCCGCCGGTGGAAGCCGGCGATCCTGCCTTTTTCTTTCGGGTGGTGCGGGCGGCATTCGGGCAGCGGCGCAAGACAGTGCTCAACGCCCTGGCGGCGGGGCTGGCGCCCGCCATCGGCAAAGAAGGGCTCAGCGCGGCCCTGGCGACAGCCGGCATCGACCCGGCGCGCCGCGGGGAAACCCTGAGCCTGGGGGAGTTCGCGGCCCTCACCCGCGCCCTTTTGGCGAGAGGCTAG
- a CDS encoding 3D domain-containing protein, producing MPEMPALRPGKVRSWAAAGLAVAALLSLFVVGYADAHKEVTLVVDGESRVVDTLKDSVAGLLEQEKVKLGEGDLTLPALETELKRGMTITVRRAVPITVCAGGSSRAARTAQETVGEALAALGIALGPLDKVTPGRQAPVQAGQTITVVKVEEKLQPRYVAVPYSVQRREDDNLPRGQTRVLQAGQSGLLERQVRAIFEDGQLKWEEVVAERLLRPPVTEVVAVGTLGTISRGGRDYRYIRALDLVATAYCPSDRGGNFTALGLPARRGIVAVDPRVIPLGTQLYVEGYGPALAGDTGSAIKGQRIDLFMDSHREAVNFGRRRVKVYVLKQE from the coding sequence ATGCCGGAGATGCCCGCCCTGCGGCCAGGGAAAGTAAGAAGCTGGGCTGCGGCAGGCCTGGCGGTGGCCGCGCTCCTTTCCCTCTTTGTGGTTGGGTACGCGGATGCGCACAAAGAGGTCACCCTGGTTGTCGACGGGGAATCCCGGGTAGTGGATACCCTAAAGGACAGCGTAGCCGGACTTTTGGAACAAGAAAAGGTAAAGCTGGGCGAGGGAGATTTGACCCTGCCCGCGCTGGAGACGGAGCTCAAGCGTGGGATGACCATCACCGTGCGCCGGGCGGTGCCCATCACGGTGTGTGCGGGCGGAAGCAGCCGGGCAGCGCGCACTGCCCAGGAGACGGTGGGCGAAGCCCTGGCGGCCCTGGGCATTGCCCTCGGCCCCTTGGATAAGGTGACGCCCGGACGGCAAGCGCCCGTCCAGGCCGGCCAAACCATTACCGTCGTTAAGGTGGAGGAGAAGCTCCAGCCTCGTTATGTGGCCGTACCGTACAGCGTGCAGCGCCGGGAAGACGACAACCTGCCACGCGGGCAAACGCGGGTTCTCCAGGCGGGCCAGAGCGGCCTCCTGGAGCGGCAGGTGCGCGCCATCTTTGAAGATGGTCAGCTCAAGTGGGAAGAAGTGGTAGCCGAACGCCTGCTGCGCCCACCGGTAACGGAAGTGGTGGCCGTCGGCACCCTGGGCACCATCAGCCGGGGCGGCCGTGACTATCGCTACATACGGGCGCTCGACCTGGTGGCGACCGCATACTGCCCTAGCGATCGCGGCGGTAACTTTACCGCCCTGGGCCTGCCGGCCCGGCGGGGGATAGTGGCGGTGGACCCGCGCGTCATCCCGCTCGGCACCCAGCTTTATGTGGAGGGCTATGGTCCGGCCCTGGCCGGCGATACGGGCAGCGCCATCAAGGGCCAGCGTATCGATCTTTTTATGGACTCCCACCGCGAGGCCGTAAATTTCGGCCGCCGGCGGGTGAAGGTGTACGTACTGAAGCAAGAGTAA
- a CDS encoding 3-isopropylmalate dehydratase small subunit, with protein MEVRGRAWKFGDNIDTDLIIPGQYLTVQDPKELGKHCMEGADRDFASKVKSGDILVAGQNFGCGSSREHAPLALKSCGVGAVIASSFARIFFRNAVNIGLLVLESEEAYRKTKPQDELLIQPKLGVIKNLTTGEEFKAAPYPPLVAGIIQAGGLVPYVQMRLQSSEK; from the coding sequence ATGGAAGTGCGTGGCCGCGCATGGAAATTCGGGGACAACATCGACACTGACCTTATAATTCCCGGCCAGTATTTGACGGTTCAGGACCCGAAAGAGCTGGGTAAGCACTGCATGGAAGGCGCCGACCGGGATTTCGCCTCAAAGGTAAAGTCCGGAGACATACTGGTGGCTGGCCAAAATTTCGGTTGTGGGAGTTCCAGGGAGCATGCCCCTTTAGCCCTGAAATCTTGCGGAGTGGGAGCGGTAATTGCGTCTTCTTTCGCAAGGATATTCTTCAGGAACGCCGTAAACATCGGCCTTTTGGTTCTGGAATCCGAGGAAGCCTACCGCAAGACCAAACCCCAGGATGAACTCTTAATTCAACCGAAACTCGGTGTGATCAAAAACCTGACTACGGGGGAGGAGTTTAAGGCTGCTCCGTACCCACCCTTGGTCGCTGGTATCATTCAGGCCGGCGGGTTGGTGCCTTACGTACAGATGAGGTTACAGTCCTCGGAAAAGTAG